The Maridesulfovibrio zosterae DSM 11974 genome window below encodes:
- a CDS encoding AEC family transporter: protein MLQIVAFALIPLFLMIIAGAVSYRFEILPENSATVLNAFVYYFTLPALLFCSLATTPFEEIAQMQFIGGYLSAMIGIYVLMFVTSKILFKGHYTEAGMRATTGCFPNSAYLGLPIMMFLFEGSHEALLATTLAIILPIVIIIIAVATFELHRADKSQSSGKVVCKIVFSMIKTPLITASFAGVVYSFMKLTLPDFLVEGLHSFGMASVPCALFAIGILIAKQKVELKFFEIGVVNLFKLVLHPLLTAGLLMLFGVRGQLLFMGVVLAGMPAAALACVLAESYKVCEAETSASVLASMILYIPAMLLTLVIADKFGFKIIAG, encoded by the coding sequence ATGCTTCAAATAGTAGCGTTCGCGCTAATTCCTTTATTCCTAATGATCATTGCCGGGGCTGTTTCGTATAGATTTGAGATCTTACCTGAGAACAGTGCTACAGTTTTGAATGCTTTCGTATATTATTTTACCCTGCCGGCTTTATTGTTCTGTTCGCTAGCGACAACGCCTTTCGAAGAAATTGCGCAGATGCAATTTATAGGCGGTTACTTATCTGCTATGATTGGCATTTATGTGCTTATGTTTGTGACTTCTAAAATTCTGTTTAAAGGCCACTATACAGAAGCAGGAATGCGCGCCACAACTGGCTGCTTTCCAAATTCTGCATATTTGGGACTGCCTATTATGATGTTTCTTTTTGAAGGGAGTCATGAAGCATTACTTGCCACGACTCTGGCGATAATCCTTCCTATAGTAATTATTATCATTGCAGTTGCAACATTTGAATTGCATCGAGCTGATAAATCTCAGTCTTCTGGAAAAGTTGTATGTAAAATAGTGTTCTCCATGATAAAGACACCATTGATAACCGCTTCTTTTGCTGGGGTAGTCTACTCATTTATGAAACTAACCTTACCTGATTTTCTTGTGGAAGGTTTGCATAGTTTTGGAATGGCTTCGGTTCCATGTGCTTTATTTGCAATTGGAATTTTGATTGCCAAGCAGAAGGTGGAATTGAAGTTCTTTGAAATAGGAGTTGTTAATCTTTTTAAATTAGTACTGCATCCTTTGCTCACAGCAGGGCTGCTGATGCTGTTTGGTGTACGTGGGCAATTGCTTTTTATGGGAGTCGTTCTGGCTGGAATGCCTGCGGCAGCGCTGGCCTGTGTTCTGGCTGAATCATATAAAGTTTGTGAAGCTGAGACTTCTGCATCTGTTCTGGCGTCTATGATTCTCTATATTCCTGCCATGCTGTTAACACTTGTGATAGCGGATAAATTTGGATTTAAGATTATTGCAGGGTAA
- a CDS encoding HD-GYP domain-containing protein, which yields MVNITNHDDVSSEEFLQISTNIVSTFGNRLPVSICIHDDEIDRVVPLFERETRISDKKRQTIDNYCAEGNLFISKEDYAKLAGHISKNLGSLLTEHYLEETDAAKIFYDGVLEKVRAFYSNPIGETLEDLKSTLAIYCEYVWIDPNRWTYFFNTLRREKDLCCHVVNTLFVGTAIYLKVVYNPKKKLDLRPIAMGLILHDLGMTQLPTALSTKNSPFLYKERMRMQEHVDISEKMLYRLDIKDEIVKSCVFDHHERIDGSGYPRGRRAEAISTEARVCAIADAFCGMISERWHRAALNPILAAIIISEKKAQYDPALASSLISFIIANNPEMKALLQNKEKMKQLKAIALQKCAQ from the coding sequence ATGGTAAATATTACGAATCATGATGACGTTAGTTCTGAAGAATTTCTACAGATAAGTACAAATATAGTCAGCACATTTGGAAATAGGCTTCCAGTATCAATTTGCATCCATGATGATGAAATTGACAGGGTTGTTCCTTTATTTGAACGTGAGACCCGAATTTCAGATAAAAAACGTCAAACTATTGATAACTACTGTGCTGAAGGAAATCTTTTTATATCCAAGGAAGACTATGCGAAACTAGCCGGGCACATAAGTAAAAACCTTGGATCTCTTCTTACAGAACATTATCTTGAAGAAACAGACGCAGCTAAAATATTTTATGATGGAGTTTTAGAGAAAGTTAGAGCATTTTACTCCAATCCCATTGGTGAAACACTGGAAGATCTCAAATCGACATTAGCAATATACTGCGAATACGTTTGGATAGATCCCAACAGATGGACATATTTTTTTAATACACTCAGGAGGGAAAAAGACCTGTGCTGCCACGTAGTTAATACACTTTTTGTTGGAACAGCAATCTATCTGAAAGTGGTATATAATCCTAAAAAGAAACTCGACTTACGCCCCATTGCAATGGGACTTATTCTACATGATTTGGGGATGACTCAGCTCCCAACGGCTCTAAGTACTAAAAATAGTCCTTTTTTATATAAAGAAAGAATGCGCATGCAAGAGCATGTTGATATTTCTGAAAAGATGCTATATCGGCTTGATATTAAAGATGAAATAGTAAAATCATGTGTTTTTGATCATCATGAACGCATAGACGGTAGCGGATACCCAAGAGGAAGAAGAGCAGAAGCAATTTCAACTGAAGCTCGAGTATGTGCCATAGCAGATGCATTTTGCGGTATGATCTCTGAGCGCTGGCATCGGGCAGCACTTAATCCGATCCTTGCCGCAATCATTATTTCAGAGAAAAAAGCTCAATATGATCCTGCCCTAGCAAGTTCACTTATTTCATTCATCATTGCAAATAATCCTGAAATGAAAGCTCTTCTACAAAACAAAGAAAAAATGAAACAACTCAAAGCCATTGCTCTCCAAAAATGTGCTCAATAA
- a CDS encoding HEAT repeat domain-containing protein, with protein sequence MSMLAGFREKPFLDKITILNEVATGKDVAELEGLLDLFQTPLNDTSVDYMVVTALNGVLSSDEQSTVKLLDSDDEKLKVLCIRMSGEFQFKSAIPNLLKMAESEIKADLLFEVLTSLSKIGGDEAIDLYRANLTNDDDLIVVMSIEMLGELKDEQSIEGLKEIVLHNNEDDRYEVCDLTTWKAVEALTLIGSDEALIFVVENLHHRNPTVRRVVTDSLTSLGSSAVPHLKKIISPDSDKDDIILAANVLGFIGDKEGLDVLMDAIEKKYSDDSSVRYALYEAIGKIGTMKGVISLIDGLQDDDELITVAVLTGLDSLVNPGVLKKMVELIGAGGSKAGKILRAIVTARAVNIFEGLYSEGKIGRFMMNAVAASKDHVVHDAFRDKLREIGGEEAKADMERLPERVQGQGRRALAVDDSKSMLALYRSILTNAGYEPTVAENGHEAYSYAEQGDIFDVIITDMNMPVMDGMELVSKLRQTDGFETVPVIMVTTESEYSQQELARKTGVNDFITKPFTPEQLKAKIEEFVS encoded by the coding sequence ATGTCTATGTTAGCTGGGTTCAGAGAGAAACCATTTTTGGATAAAATCACCATCCTCAATGAGGTCGCAACAGGTAAAGATGTTGCTGAACTTGAGGGGCTGCTTGATCTTTTTCAGACTCCTCTAAATGACACTTCTGTAGATTATATGGTTGTGACTGCTTTGAACGGAGTTTTGTCATCTGATGAGCAAAGTACTGTTAAACTTCTGGATAGTGATGATGAGAAGTTAAAAGTTCTGTGCATCAGAATGAGTGGTGAGTTTCAATTTAAATCAGCAATCCCTAATTTGCTGAAAATGGCTGAAAGTGAAATCAAAGCAGATCTTCTTTTTGAGGTTTTGACGTCACTTTCAAAAATAGGTGGAGATGAAGCTATTGATCTTTACCGTGCCAATTTGACAAATGATGATGACTTGATTGTTGTTATGTCAATTGAAATGCTTGGCGAGCTTAAGGATGAGCAGTCCATTGAAGGGTTGAAAGAGATTGTTCTGCACAACAATGAGGATGACAGATACGAGGTTTGTGATCTGACAACCTGGAAAGCTGTAGAAGCTCTAACTCTGATAGGTTCTGATGAAGCACTTATTTTTGTTGTTGAGAATCTGCATCATCGTAACCCTACAGTTAGAAGAGTCGTGACAGATTCTTTGACTTCTTTAGGCAGCTCAGCAGTTCCTCACCTTAAGAAAATAATCAGCCCTGATTCTGATAAAGACGATATTATTTTAGCTGCAAATGTTCTTGGATTTATTGGTGATAAAGAAGGCCTTGATGTGCTCATGGATGCCATTGAGAAAAAGTATTCTGATGATTCAAGTGTCAGGTATGCTCTTTATGAGGCCATTGGAAAGATAGGAACAATGAAAGGTGTTATCAGTCTTATTGATGGCCTTCAAGATGATGACGAACTGATTACTGTTGCCGTATTGACCGGACTTGATTCTCTGGTTAATCCGGGCGTTCTTAAGAAAATGGTCGAACTTATCGGAGCTGGCGGCAGCAAAGCAGGAAAGATTCTCAGAGCTATTGTTACTGCCAGGGCAGTTAATATCTTCGAGGGATTGTATTCTGAAGGTAAGATCGGGCGTTTTATGATGAATGCTGTCGCAGCATCAAAAGACCATGTTGTACATGACGCTTTTCGTGATAAGCTACGTGAAATCGGCGGAGAGGAAGCTAAAGCTGATATGGAACGGTTGCCTGAACGTGTTCAAGGTCAAGGCCGCAGAGCTCTTGCCGTTGATGACTCTAAGTCTATGCTTGCTCTCTATCGTTCTATTTTAACCAATGCCGGTTATGAACCTACTGTGGCTGAAAATGGTCACGAAGCTTATAGTTATGCTGAGCAGGGCGATATCTTTGATGTTATCATTACGGATATGAATATGCCTGTCATGGATGGTATGGAGCTGGTCTCTAAGCTTAGGCAGACTGACGGATTTGAAACTGTTCCAGTAATAATGGTTACCACTGAGTCGGAATATTCTCAGCAGGAGCTGGCTAGGAAGACTGGGGTTAATGACTTTATTACCAAACCTTTTACTCCTGAACAGTTGAAAGCAAAGATTGAAGAGTTCGTTTCTTAG
- a CDS encoding flavodoxin family protein, with translation MNIIAFNGSPRKKNWNTVSLLESALEGAASAGAETELVNLYDLEFSGCISCFACKKLNRKQDGFCAVKDDLSPVLERVRNADALIVGTPVYYGAESAATRALLERLLFPYNNYSKDMKSQFPRTINTALIYTMNVSLEDADSYGYNQHFGLTQTMMSRHFGPCELLVSGDTLQYSDYSKYESEKFDAAAKLRRREEIFPRECEEAFALGKRLVIPA, from the coding sequence ATGAACATTATAGCCTTTAACGGCAGCCCGCGTAAAAAGAATTGGAACACAGTTTCACTGCTGGAAAGTGCTCTTGAAGGTGCGGCATCGGCAGGAGCGGAAACAGAACTTGTGAATCTTTACGATCTTGAATTTTCAGGATGCATCAGTTGTTTTGCCTGTAAGAAACTGAACCGCAAACAGGATGGATTCTGTGCTGTAAAAGACGACCTTTCCCCGGTTCTGGAGCGGGTGCGAAATGCAGACGCTCTGATTGTTGGAACACCAGTGTATTACGGTGCTGAATCTGCTGCCACCCGTGCGCTGCTGGAACGTCTGCTGTTCCCATACAATAATTATTCAAAGGATATGAAATCGCAATTCCCCAGAACCATTAATACTGCTTTGATTTACACCATGAATGTTAGCCTTGAGGATGCTGACAGCTATGGATACAACCAGCATTTCGGCCTGACCCAGACAATGATGTCCAGACATTTCGGCCCCTGTGAATTGTTGGTTTCTGGAGATACCCTGCAATACAGCGATTATTCAAAATATGAGTCCGAGAAGTTTGATGCAGCCGCAAAGCTTAGGCGGCGAGAAGAGATATTCCCCAGGGAATGTGAAGAAGCTTTTGCTCTGGGCAAACGGTTGGTTATACCTGCCTAG
- a CDS encoding transposase has product RFAQKLKPYIHGILVHCDFRLHTSLLEGINNKIKVIKRMAYGFRDHEYFFLKIRAAFPGNR; this is encoded by the coding sequence CCGCTTCGCTCAAAAACTCAAGCCATATATCCATGGCATTCTGGTTCACTGCGATTTCCGATTACACACCAGTCTATTGGAAGGGATCAACAACAAAATCAAGGTGATCAAAAGAATGGCATACGGGTTCAGGGATCATGAATATTTCTTTCTAAAAATCAGGGCTGCTTTTCCCGGAAATAGGTGA
- a CDS encoding lipase/acyltransferase domain-containing protein, translated as MTKIILLIVIIIFFLPTPLLILATVLNWKRIKTKPLSQNAVKLVRAIISSGMSMCIAITTRPFTFLDKIQPVKKGQNKVPILMVHGLYHNRTAWLLMKQKLNSANYSNTTTWQYNSFTTSYPELILKLRKEIIRLHNENNCKIILVGHSLGGLVISGASNNPEIEKMVSGLITIGTPFRGSVLALIATGHLGRSLHPSSSLFKGNNKILYPTKISKTAIISPTDEMVIPWQNLEPDTQDWKIIRSPALGHVAMLYSRKVAAIVAERISKIQSTNDS; from the coding sequence ATGACAAAAATAATTCTGTTAATCGTAATAATTATTTTCTTCCTGCCAACACCATTGTTAATTTTAGCAACTGTGCTTAATTGGAAAAGAATCAAAACGAAGCCACTTTCTCAAAACGCAGTAAAACTTGTCAGAGCCATTATCTCATCCGGAATGAGTATGTGCATTGCAATTACCACCCGCCCATTTACCTTTCTTGACAAAATCCAGCCAGTAAAAAAAGGACAAAACAAGGTTCCAATTTTAATGGTACACGGGCTATACCACAACAGGACAGCATGGTTGCTAATGAAACAAAAACTTAACTCTGCCAACTACAGCAATACAACAACATGGCAATATAACAGTTTTACCACCTCATACCCGGAGCTGATACTCAAACTACGTAAAGAAATAATCAGGCTCCACAATGAAAATAACTGCAAAATAATACTTGTAGGACATAGTCTCGGAGGACTTGTAATTTCAGGAGCGTCTAATAATCCTGAAATCGAGAAAATGGTATCTGGACTGATAACAATCGGAACCCCATTTAGAGGCAGCGTGCTTGCGCTGATTGCTACGGGACATTTAGGTAGAAGTCTTCATCCTTCCAGTTCACTGTTTAAAGGCAATAATAAAATTTTATACCCCACTAAAATATCCAAAACAGCAATAATATCTCCAACAGATGAAATGGTTATTCCATGGCAAAATCTAGAACCAGACACTCAGGACTGGAAAATTATTCGGAGTCCGGCTTTAGGCCATGTTGCCATGTTATACAGTCGTAAAGTAGCTGCAATCGTAGCAGAAAGAATAAGCAAAATTCAGAGCACTAACGACTCTTAG
- a CDS encoding DUF1786 domain-containing protein produces MSRKILSLDIGSGTQDVLYYREGVEIENCFKFVLPSPARVVGEKIREQTRRGVNIYLTGKNMGGGFARAVFPHMEAGFKVFADPQAALALGDDLSQLEKKGIILKDSLPSDTIPVHLCDFDAGWWQCFLSAAGLEYPDLVVASVQDHGYHPGKSNRIGRFNLWEKLLLVHKGNPASLLFDIVPSEFTRLRELQQSIGGGPVSDTGAAAVLGALFVDEIMDHSHREGICLINVGNSHIVSFLIYKGLVFGVYEHHTGNMTSEKLWNESLSFRKGDICFQDVFDDWGHGCMTLDLPDAAGGFIPTYVMGPKRNLLNDYPVEFPSPGGDMMLAGCFGLIKGLQLKGRL; encoded by the coding sequence TTGAGCCGAAAGATATTAAGTCTGGATATTGGCAGCGGTACGCAGGATGTTCTTTATTACAGGGAAGGAGTGGAAATAGAAAATTGTTTTAAGTTTGTTTTACCTTCTCCTGCTAGGGTTGTTGGAGAAAAGATCCGAGAACAGACCAGACGTGGTGTGAATATTTATCTTACCGGAAAGAATATGGGAGGAGGATTTGCTCGTGCTGTTTTTCCTCATATGGAGGCCGGATTTAAAGTTTTTGCTGATCCTCAGGCAGCCCTTGCTCTTGGAGATGACCTTTCTCAGCTTGAAAAAAAAGGTATTATTTTAAAAGATTCGCTGCCATCCGATACTATTCCTGTGCATTTATGTGATTTCGATGCAGGCTGGTGGCAGTGCTTTTTATCTGCTGCCGGTCTTGAATACCCTGATCTTGTTGTCGCTTCGGTACAGGATCATGGTTATCATCCCGGTAAAAGTAACCGTATTGGCAGATTTAATCTCTGGGAAAAACTATTGCTGGTTCATAAAGGGAATCCGGCAAGTCTGCTGTTTGATATAGTTCCATCTGAGTTTACCAGACTGAGAGAATTACAGCAGTCCATCGGTGGCGGACCTGTGTCAGATACCGGAGCTGCCGCTGTACTGGGTGCTTTGTTTGTAGATGAGATTATGGACCATAGCCATAGAGAGGGGATTTGTCTGATTAATGTCGGTAATAGTCATATTGTTTCGTTTTTAATTTATAAAGGACTGGTATTTGGCGTATATGAACATCATACCGGCAATATGACCTCCGAAAAGCTATGGAATGAATCCTTATCGTTTCGCAAAGGTGATATATGCTTTCAGGATGTATTTGATGACTGGGGGCATGGTTGCATGACTCTGGACCTTCCTGATGCTGCTGGAGGTTTTATTCCAACCTATGTGATGGGGCCAAAGCGCAATCTATTAAATGATTATCCTGTTGAGTTTCCATCCCCAGGTGGTGATATGATGCTTGCTGGGTGTTTTGGACTTATAAAAGGATTGCAGCTTAAAGGCAGATTGTAA
- a CDS encoding chloride channel protein, with translation MLHFKNSVAPAQLRNFLHRRTPSKNAVLILAAIVIGIGSALAAIALNTALEFLTTLRHTHSNHWWIFILPAVGCAGGVFISRNILKESGGHGVGEVIAKVGLKQGILRPISIISALLTSLITIASGGSAGPESPVVVSGASMGSNLSRLLKMSGQSRMTLIGCGAAGSISAIFNAPVTGMIFAVEIILGEWTPYHLIPIAISSVVATQTSRTLEGNVIPFSETFPQMSIADLGASVLLAVLAALVSVFFVRAIRQVGSSCSNYTNVPWIKAAAGGLSVGLIGIFFPLALGEGYPSIKMAIHGSLPTGLGIVALMLLTRILTTSLTLGSGALGGIFAPCLVIGSLFGTFFYRAISYLIPPQWLSHEGSYAVLGMAGIVSGVMQAPLTSVFLVLEITNGYQAVMHIMIVTFLASMLTHAFEPSSFYFKDLVEKGQLLRPKTDAKILSDIDPESLVHQQLTRVCPQMPVRDFIQMLTNTTQTHIPIIDSETNKFIGIVDVASARSSILDPESQQNNIGEIAIDKNAPITEEGMGAAEILEIMNRSGKNTLPYMKDDNFVGFITKEDILSAYRGEMKSYGASDNLF, from the coding sequence ATGTTGCACTTTAAAAACAGCGTTGCACCGGCACAACTTAGAAACTTTCTGCACAGGAGAACTCCTTCAAAAAATGCAGTCCTAATTTTAGCTGCCATAGTGATTGGAATAGGATCTGCATTGGCTGCTATAGCCTTAAACACAGCTCTTGAATTTCTTACAACTCTGCGTCATACACACTCTAATCACTGGTGGATATTTATTCTGCCTGCAGTCGGATGCGCAGGAGGAGTATTCATCAGCCGCAACATTCTTAAAGAATCAGGCGGACACGGAGTTGGTGAAGTCATCGCTAAGGTGGGTTTAAAGCAGGGAATACTGCGACCAATATCCATAATAAGTGCGCTCCTGACCAGCCTGATAACAATTGCCAGCGGAGGATCCGCCGGACCAGAATCACCTGTCGTAGTAAGCGGAGCATCTATGGGGTCCAATCTTTCAAGACTCCTCAAGATGAGCGGCCAATCCAGAATGACACTTATCGGTTGCGGAGCTGCAGGATCAATCTCAGCCATATTCAATGCTCCGGTAACCGGGATGATTTTCGCTGTGGAGATAATTCTGGGAGAATGGACCCCTTATCATCTGATCCCTATTGCCATATCCTCTGTTGTAGCAACACAGACTTCACGGACACTTGAAGGTAATGTAATCCCATTTAGTGAAACATTTCCTCAAATGAGTATCGCAGATCTTGGAGCATCAGTTCTTCTAGCTGTTCTAGCTGCGCTTGTATCAGTCTTTTTTGTTCGCGCAATCAGACAAGTAGGATCTTCGTGCTCCAACTATACTAATGTCCCATGGATCAAGGCAGCGGCAGGAGGTCTCTCTGTAGGGCTTATCGGTATATTCTTTCCCCTAGCCCTTGGTGAAGGATATCCTTCCATAAAAATGGCTATTCACGGCTCTCTTCCGACTGGCCTTGGCATAGTTGCACTAATGCTCTTAACCAGAATATTGACCACGTCACTAACTCTTGGAAGTGGCGCTCTAGGAGGGATATTTGCTCCCTGCCTTGTCATCGGATCTCTTTTCGGAACATTCTTCTATAGAGCTATCTCATATTTAATACCTCCACAGTGGCTGAGTCATGAAGGATCATATGCAGTTCTGGGAATGGCCGGCATAGTCAGTGGAGTCATGCAGGCACCATTGACCAGTGTTTTCCTGGTTCTGGAGATAACCAACGGCTATCAGGCAGTTATGCATATTATGATTGTCACTTTTCTAGCCTCTATGTTGACTCATGCTTTCGAACCCTCATCATTTTACTTCAAAGATCTGGTAGAGAAAGGACAGCTTCTACGTCCAAAAACAGATGCCAAAATTCTTTCCGATATAGATCCAGAAAGTTTAGTCCACCAACAGCTTACAAGAGTCTGCCCTCAAATGCCTGTTCGAGACTTTATCCAGATGCTGACCAATACCACACAAACCCATATCCCCATTATAGACAGCGAAACAAATAAATTCATTGGTATTGTCGATGTTGCTTCAGCTCGTTCATCTATCCTTGATCCGGAGAGCCAGCAAAATAATATAGGCGAGATAGCCATTGATAAGAACGCTCCTATAACTGAAGAAGGCATGGGAGCAGCTGAAATTTTGGAAATTATGAATAGAAGCGGTAAAAACACCCTTCCCTACATGAAGGATGATAATTTCGTCGGATTTATCACGAAGGAAGATATACTTTCTGCCTACCGCGGCGAAATGAAATCCTACGGAGCAAGTGATAATTTATTTTAA
- a CDS encoding chemotaxis protein CheX: MKAELAKPFIKAAVDVLSMMAMVTPIPGKPYVKKGKTAVGDVTGLVGITGDMNGTISISFTKSCAVTIVKNMLGDDIQDIIQDVQDAVGEITNMVSGQARAGLAEHGLTFSGSTPSVIMGDNHTIAHISSTPIMAIPFNSDAGEFTIEFCFE; encoded by the coding sequence ATGAAAGCGGAATTAGCTAAACCGTTTATCAAGGCAGCAGTTGACGTGTTGTCTATGATGGCAATGGTTACTCCTATCCCTGGAAAACCTTATGTTAAAAAGGGAAAAACAGCTGTCGGTGATGTTACTGGACTAGTTGGAATTACAGGGGATATGAATGGAACTATTTCTATCTCTTTTACCAAAAGTTGCGCAGTAACTATTGTTAAAAATATGCTTGGAGATGATATTCAGGATATTATTCAGGATGTACAGGATGCCGTCGGTGAAATTACGAATATGGTCTCTGGGCAGGCCCGTGCGGGGCTTGCTGAACATGGACTTACTTTTTCCGGTTCAACTCCTTCTGTAATTATGGGGGATAACCATACTATTGCTCATATTTCTTCTACTCCGATTATGGCTATTCCGTTTAATTCCGATGCCGGGGAATTTACAATTGAATTTTGCTTTGAGTAA
- a CDS encoding NupC/NupG family nucleoside CNT transporter, with the protein MIQSLFGLMGLIFVAWLFSEDKKNVSIKNILTGLALQMAVAALTLKVPAFNNIMMYLNHVVDALQNATTAGTSFIFGYLGGGPLPFKEISPGGSWTFAFRALPLILVVSALSALLFYWRIIPIIVKAFSFVLQKTMDIQGALGLGVASNIFVGMVEAPIVITPYVKDMTRSELMTLMISGMATISGTVLVLYASILNPVIPGAIGHILTASIISAPAAILISRLMVPEKSIVNQSGKTFIGSSASSSMDAIVKGTSDGVQLLINVTALLLVLVALVALANQILTFLPDISGEPITLQRILGVAMWPIVWLMGIPANEAFAASSLMGTKTILNEFLAYLQMANLPAGTLSPRSIIIMTYAMCGFANLGSLGILIGGLISIAPNRKTEIVELGLRSVVGGTLATCMTGAIVGLLY; encoded by the coding sequence ATGATTCAAAGCCTGTTTGGCCTCATGGGCCTTATTTTTGTAGCATGGCTATTTAGCGAAGACAAAAAAAATGTCAGTATCAAAAATATATTAACTGGCTTAGCTCTCCAGATGGCAGTCGCTGCTTTGACGCTCAAAGTTCCTGCTTTCAACAATATAATGATGTACTTAAATCATGTTGTGGATGCCTTGCAGAATGCGACTACAGCCGGTACCAGCTTTATTTTCGGATATCTGGGCGGAGGCCCGCTTCCATTTAAAGAAATTTCTCCAGGAGGCAGCTGGACCTTTGCTTTTAGGGCTCTTCCACTAATCCTGGTTGTCAGTGCCCTTTCAGCTCTTTTGTTTTACTGGCGCATTATACCTATCATCGTCAAAGCTTTTTCGTTTGTTTTACAAAAGACAATGGACATACAAGGAGCGCTTGGACTCGGTGTTGCCTCAAATATTTTTGTAGGCATGGTTGAAGCCCCAATAGTAATCACACCTTACGTAAAAGATATGACCCGCAGTGAACTCATGACTTTGATGATAAGCGGTATGGCTACAATTTCAGGTACAGTACTTGTTCTATATGCCTCCATTTTAAATCCGGTTATTCCCGGAGCCATAGGCCATATATTGACAGCCTCCATTATAAGTGCTCCTGCAGCCATTCTGATTTCAAGGCTAATGGTTCCTGAAAAATCAATTGTAAACCAAAGTGGCAAAACATTCATAGGCTCATCAGCTTCAAGCTCTATGGATGCGATTGTAAAAGGGACTTCTGATGGGGTACAACTCTTAATAAACGTGACCGCTTTGCTGCTGGTCTTGGTGGCCCTTGTTGCTCTTGCCAACCAAATATTGACTTTTCTACCTGACATTTCAGGAGAACCAATAACTTTACAACGCATTCTTGGCGTTGCTATGTGGCCCATTGTCTGGCTTATGGGCATCCCCGCAAATGAAGCTTTTGCTGCTTCATCACTCATGGGAACAAAAACAATTCTAAATGAGTTTCTTGCCTATCTGCAAATGGCCAATCTTCCAGCCGGTACCCTGTCACCTCGATCCATTATTATAATGACCTATGCTATGTGCGGTTTTGCCAATCTTGGCAGTCTTGGAATTCTGATTGGCGGACTCATATCCATAGCACCTAATCGTAAAACTGAAATAGTCGAACTTGGTCTCAGATCTGTTGTGGGAGGAACTCTTGCAACCTGTATGACAGGTGCAATAGTAGGCCTTTTATACTAA